The following nucleotide sequence is from Actinomycetes bacterium.
CCTGAAGGGGAAGATAAGGTTAAAATAACTTAAAAAAGTTTTCTAAATGAAAAATATAGTTTATTATGATAACCAAACATGGTCCATAATATATTGGAATAAAACAGTGTAGGCAAGAATAGTATATTTTTAAAAGAAAGATTGCCCATGAAATACTTAAAATCTTTTTTGTATACAACTTCTGCTTTTATCCTGTTTTACCTTATAGCACCCAATCCGGTATATGCTTATCTGGATGCAGGCAGCGGAAGCTATGTAATCCAGATTTTAATTGCCGTCTTTATTGGCGGAGCATTCGGGATAAAAATATTCTGGCGAAGAATATATGCTTTCTTTAGTAAATCTTCTACAGGGGAAAAGAAAGGTGACCAGCCTCCCAAACAGTAAAATAGATCCTGCATCTTTCAGGGATCCCAGCGGGTTTCTATTTACACATAATGGAAAAATCTACCGCCAAATAAATAACATCTACAAGCCGAACTATGATTTGCTGATGGAGTCAGGCCTTTACGGCCGGCTTACCGGACTGGGTTTGATGATCTCTCACCGGGAAGTGGACATAGAAGCCCCAAAACCCCAGGCAGCCTATAAGATAATAGAGCCGGAGCCCATTCCTTTTGTATCCTATCCTTATGAATGGTGTTTTGGTCAGCTAAAGGATGCAGCTGTTACCACCTTTAGTATACAGAAAACAGCCATGGATTACGGCATGACCCTTAAGGACTGCAGTGCCTACAATATACAGTTTAGGGGGTGTAAACCTGTTTTTATAGACACCCTGTCTTTTGGAAAGTATACACCGGGGCAGATATGGGTTCCCTACATGCAGGCCTGCCAGCATTTTATAGCTACTTTAGCGCTTATGTCCTATAAAGATGTAAGGTTAAACAAGCTGCTGAGGGTTTATCTGGACGGAATCCCCCTGGACCTGGCCAGCTCACTTTTGCCCTTTACCACCAGGTTAAATTTTTCACTTCTTTCACATATACACCTGCATTCTAAAAGCCAGAAACATTTTGGTGGTAAAAAAATTGAGGTGGGCAAACGAAAAATAAGCAGAATGGCTTTCATGGGCCTAATTGACAGCCTGCAGACACTGGTAGAAAGAATGCAGGTCAGGGGATTGGGCACTGAATGGGCCCAATATTACCAGGATACTAATTATTCAGAAAAAGCCTTTAACCATAAACACAAAATTGTTGAGGAAATGCTCGCCACAACCAATACCGGCATACTCTGGGATTTTGGCGCTAATGACGGTTTATTTAGCCGGATTGGCAGCAACCAGAAAATTTATACTTTATCCATGGATATTGATTACGGGGCGGTGGAAAAAAATTACAGCAGGGGTAAACAGAGCAATGAAGATTTTATACTGCCCCTGATAATGGACTTATCCAATCCTTCTCCCGGGATAGGATGGAAAAATGAAGAGAGAAAACCCCTGATCACCAGGGGGCCGGCAGATACTGTGCTGGCTCTGGCTCTAATTCATCATCTGGCTATCTCCAATAATCTGCCCCTGGGCAAGATCGCATCATTTTTCAGTCATTGCTGCCGTTATCTTATTATTGAATTTATTCCCAAGGATGATTCTCAAGTACAAAGGCTTTTAGCTACCCGGAAAGATATTTTTACTGATTATCACCAACAGGCATTTGAACAGGAATTCAGCCATTATTTTAAAATTCAAAAAGTAGAATCGGTTACTGATTCCAAAAGAACCCTATATCTTATGGAAAAAAGGGAAGGCCAGAAATGAGCAAAAAACCATGGCCACTTCACCCTTTTTTATTTGGTCTGTTTCCAATCCTTTTTCTGTATTCTCAAAATATGGGTCAGGTGGCCCTGGGAGAAATATTAATTCCTTCGGGCATAGCCATGGCAATGGTAGCCTTAATTTTGGCAGCATTGTGGCTACTGTTTAAAAGAAACATAAACAAGGCAGGAATTACCGCCACCATAGCGGTAATCCTGTTTTTCTCTTATGGCCATATTTATAATATGGTGGGAGGAAAACAGTTGCTGGGGCTGGTTGTAGGTAGACACAGATACCTGGTTCTTATATGGATTCTGTTATTGCTGGTAGTGATTTTTTTAATAGTTCGAACCAGGGTAGACCTTAAAAACCTTACCAGGGTCCTGAACATAGTTGCGGTATGCTTGATAGCGGTATCGGTTGTAAATATTTCCATATTTAAGATCAATGCCGGGGATACTGACTGGAACGTGGCTTCCTATTCTCCTGATATGCTTGAAGGGGCAGATACCCATGCCGGCATGGATGTATACTATATTATACTGGATGGTTATGCTAGCTCTACCACCCTGAAAGATGAGTATGGATATGATAATAGTGAGTTTATCCACCACCTGGAGCAAAAGGGATTCTATATTGCTTCAGAGAGTGTAAGCAATTACCCCAGCTCGTTCTTGTCCCTGGCTTCTTCATTGAATATGGAGTATATAAATTATTTAAGTGACCGGTTAGGCCAGGGCTCCAATGACCGGTCACTTCCTTATGCCATGATTGAGCAAAACAAGGTGGTTGAATTTTTTAAATCTCATGGCTACAGGTACATCCATTTTAGCTCCGGATGGGGACCAACCAATTATAATCAGTATGCTGATGAAAATGTGTCCGTATCCCAGAGCAGATGGAGCGAGTTTCAAACCCTGCTCATACAGACCACCGCCCTTACTGTCTTTGAAAAAAATTTCTTCAAAGACATCGCCAGGATGAGGGTAATCAATAATTTTGAACAGCTGGCCCGGGTCCCGGGGATGGAAGGCAGTAATTTTGTTTTTGCCCATATTGTTTGCCCCCACCCGCCCTATATATTTAACCGGCAGGGAGGTCCGGTTCCTGAAACCGACTTTGATATGGATATATGGGGTCAAGACCAGAAAGATTACTACCTGGACCAGCTTATCTATCTGAACGAGGAGGTAAAAGCTTTTGTGGACAGGGTAACAGCTCAATCAGAAACCCCTCCTATAATAATCCTGCAGGCAGACCATGGGCCTAGAAATACTTTTATACCCGACCAGTACCCCAGTGATTCCATGTTCAGGGAAGGGATGAGAATATTTAATGCCTATTATATGCCCCAGCAAGAAAATGATTTGCTATACAGGTCTATTACTCCGGTTAATTCATTCAGGGTGGTGTTTAACACCTATTTCGGTACTAGTTTCCCCCTGCTGGAGGACAGAAGCTATAATTCATTTGAGGTAGAGCCATATAGATTTACCGATATAACCGATACAGTGACCTATAAATAGACCCATAACCAAATCCTGGGGTTTAAATAAATTAGGCTTGTTTGGAAGATAATAATTATTTATTCCTTTTTTAAATTCAGCCATCCCCGGTAGTGGTCTGCCTGTAACAGAATTAAACTAATATTTGGGTTGTAGTCTTTCTGTGCCTGGTTAGGTAAAATATATACTAAGATTTATATAACTTTTAACTACTGGAGGTAATATGTCCAAAGAAGGATATTTAATCGGAAAATTAAACGGACAAATCGAGGGTTGGGAGTCAGAAATTAATAATTTGAGATGTGAATTAGACGAGACCTCGGATGAAAATGTTAAAACAGACTGTGAAAACAAGATAGACCAGCTGCAGGGCAAGATTGTGGAAGCAAAAGAAAAAATAAACAGCATGAGCAAATCTGACCGGTCCAATATACCCCCTCATAGGTTATAGGGAGCCAGTCGGGTCCCAGCTCCATGAGGTTAAAACCATGTTATGGCCATGCTTCCACGAATCTTGTTCTTGGCTAAGAAATTATATTAGTTGAAATTGGCTGGTAAAAACCCTTTAACCTGAACCCGTTTTTTAATCAAATACCATTATTAGAAGGGGATAGAGACTGAGAGCTGAATTTTTCCTGATTATGTCCATATACAGGTTTGCAGTATAATTGGGGCCAAATTTTTAACAAGGAACACTATGAAAAAAATATTTATTATTTTAATTCTAGTTGCAATTTGTGTATCTATTTCTGCCTGCAATAAAGATGATGACAGCAGCTTAACTGGCACTGCTAGTGAAGTTGCCGCAGAAGATATTACCGAAGAAGAAACCATGGATCAACCAGCACCGGATATGGAAACAGCAACGGAAGCAGAGGATGCTGTTTCGGACCAGGAACAAAACATGGAGGAAGCCGGGAGCTCAGAAATATTAAATGACCAAAAACCTGTGGAAGTAGTAAGGATAAGCGTTAAAGAAGTATATGAGGATATGCAGGAAGAACAGCCCCGGTATTTTCTGCTGGATGTAAGAACGCAGGAAGAATATGATTACGGCCACCTTGAAGGAGCCTACCTTGTACCGGTAAATGAACTGGACCAGAGGTTGGATGAATTGCCCCAAAATAAACCAATAGTGGTATACTGCAGAAGCGGAAACAGAAGCGCCAGGGCAGCTGAAATACTTATAAACAATGATTTTAAAGAAGTTTATGACATGGGCGGGATAAGGGACTGGATTGCAAAGGATTATCCTATCGTTTTTAACTGAGGCTGCAGTTTTTTATAAATTAATACTGACAACTAATGGTTGTATTGTATGCAACTATCCGGATTAGTGGAATTTTATCTTGCATGCTTAATCTTAAGCTAAATGTTATAAAAAATCAGGACCAGTACCAGAATGGAGCACCAGCGACCTTTAAATAATTTAGGCATAATGTTATAAAATTGTGTAATCAGTATTTACTGGAAAAAATTTGCAGTTAATAGGTTTATCTTTAGTTTGGGTGGCTTTATTTACTTTTTTTGTTCCAGTTTAAGCAATAAGCAAAAGGCGTATATAAACATAAATGGCCAGAAGCAATAGAAAGGAGAAAAGATGAATAGAAGGTTTACAGGAGTAATTTTTTGTTTTATATCCTCTTTCTTGTTTTCAGCCAGGTACATAACAGCGGCTATCTTTGCCAATGGAATTACCAGCTGGAATAAGGAATTATTTGAAAGCATGCTTCAATATACCGGTAATGCTTTATTGGTTATTTCCATAATCTCCCTGGCGACAGGTGTAATATACCTCATAGCGGGGGAATTTGAAGGAAGGAAAAATAAATAATAACCTGGCAATAATTAATAAAAACAGCCAGAGTTTTACCCCTGGCTGGTCTATCAATTAATAGGAGACTTTATCTTCTCCCTGCACCATTGCTACCCAGGTAGCTCCTCCAGTTAAACTTACTATACGCCCGCTGCCATCTTTATAGGTAAATGGCTGGCCAACATCAGACCTTTCCCAGGTGCCTCTTATGGCTTTGCCGTCCTGGAATATAAAAGCAGTGCCTGTTCCCACTGTTCTGACATCCATATGCCCGTACTGGTCCAGGGGGCCGGTAATATCGGTAACCATTACTACCACATTTTTAGCGGTAATCTGGGCGCCTGTATTAAAATCTATGTGGGGATATCCGCCCATAAACCTGAAATAAGTATTAAGGTCCCGGTTATAGGTATACTTTAAATCAAATCCTCTGGGGGCATAAGCATGGGTGGCAAAACTAACCGTTATATTGGATACACTGCCTCTTTGTGCCGGGGGAGGGTCACTCTTATAGGGAAACGGTAAACCACCAGCAAGAGGATAACCAAGCTGGGCAGCCTTCTGCCGGAGCTGGGCTACTGACATAAAAGCGGTATGTTCCTGGGCTGAATTCCGGGTCCAGTCCCTCCAGTAGGGAGCCTGTGCGGTTATACTGCTGTTGCCGGACCGGTCAGTCATGGCACTTAAAACCTGCAAACCCAGGTTCTGTATATATCCGTAACATTCAGGATAGGTTCCAAAGAAGGCATATACGGGATTAAAACTTTTAGCCATCTCTGCATAATAAGGCCTGGCGCTCCTGACCGGGCCTACCATGGGGGCGTCATTGGAAGAATATATGGCTACAAACCGGGTAATGCCATATTCATCTACCACCTCAAAAACCACATCTGCCAGATTGAGGCCTGATTGGGGCCTGGCGGCAAAACTGTTTTCCACCATTACTGCAATGGGCCTGCCGCCCGCAGCAGAGGCTTGCTGGTTTGTATCCGGGTTTTCTTCTGATTCAATAACTCCAGGATAAAAGGCAGGAGGCCTGCCAGTTTGCCTGGAAACTGTTTCCTGGCTGCTGCAGCCATAGGCCGTCAGAAAAATAAATGTAAGGCAAAGTATAGCAACAACCCATACAGAATGTTTCAGTAATCGGGGCATAGTGTGCATAAAGCCTCCTTGTTTAATATAAATGAACAAAATTATGTCATACTCAAAAAATGTTGTAAACCCAGGAAATAAATTAAAGGTCTGCTTACTGGCTGTCCTTTTTTTCTTTTTTGGGTATTAATTCTTTCAGAATTGCGGCGGCAGCAGAAAGGTCATCCAGATATTTCTGGTTCTGTGCTGGATCATAAAGGTTCCTGCCCCGGTG
It contains:
- a CDS encoding DUF4795 domain-containing protein, encoding MSKEGYLIGKLNGQIEGWESEINNLRCELDETSDENVKTDCENKIDQLQGKIVEAKEKINSMSKSDRSNIPPHRL
- a CDS encoding rhodanese-like domain-containing protein; the protein is MKKIFIILILVAICVSISACNKDDDSSLTGTASEVAAEDITEEETMDQPAPDMETATEAEDAVSDQEQNMEEAGSSEILNDQKPVEVVRISVKEVYEDMQEEQPRYFLLDVRTQEEYDYGHLEGAYLVPVNELDQRLDELPQNKPIVVYCRSGNRSARAAEILINNDFKEVYDMGGIRDWIAKDYPIVFN
- a CDS encoding SAM-dependent methyltransferase produces the protein MLSLVNLLQGKRKVTSLPNSKIDPASFRDPSGFLFTHNGKIYRQINNIYKPNYDLLMESGLYGRLTGLGLMISHREVDIEAPKPQAAYKIIEPEPIPFVSYPYEWCFGQLKDAAVTTFSIQKTAMDYGMTLKDCSAYNIQFRGCKPVFIDTLSFGKYTPGQIWVPYMQACQHFIATLALMSYKDVRLNKLLRVYLDGIPLDLASSLLPFTTRLNFSLLSHIHLHSKSQKHFGGKKIEVGKRKISRMAFMGLIDSLQTLVERMQVRGLGTEWAQYYQDTNYSEKAFNHKHKIVEEMLATTNTGILWDFGANDGLFSRIGSNQKIYTLSMDIDYGAVEKNYSRGKQSNEDFILPLIMDLSNPSPGIGWKNEERKPLITRGPADTVLALALIHHLAISNNLPLGKIASFFSHCCRYLIIEFIPKDDSQVQRLLATRKDIFTDYHQQAFEQEFSHYFKIQKVESVTDSKRTLYLMEKREGQK
- a CDS encoding DUF3048 domain-containing protein, with amino-acid sequence MPRLLKHSVWVVAILCLTFIFLTAYGCSSQETVSRQTGRPPAFYPGVIESEENPDTNQQASAAGGRPIAVMVENSFAARPQSGLNLADVVFEVVDEYGITRFVAIYSSNDAPMVGPVRSARPYYAEMAKSFNPVYAFFGTYPECYGYIQNLGLQVLSAMTDRSGNSSITAQAPYWRDWTRNSAQEHTAFMSVAQLRQKAAQLGYPLAGGLPFPYKSDPPPAQRGSVSNITVSFATHAYAPRGFDLKYTYNRDLNTYFRFMGGYPHIDFNTGAQITAKNVVVMVTDITGPLDQYGHMDVRTVGTGTAFIFQDGKAIRGTWERSDVGQPFTYKDGSGRIVSLTGGATWVAMVQGEDKVSY